A stretch of Geotrypetes seraphini chromosome 2, aGeoSer1.1, whole genome shotgun sequence DNA encodes these proteins:
- the SCX gene encoding basic helix-loop-helix transcription factor scleraxis — protein sequence MSFAMLRPAPTRYLYPEISMMSEDEESDSDSSSSDEKSFHLDPTGFSLKGRKRRSNKKSNRINQEPRQRHTANARERDRTNSVNTAFTALRTLIPTEPADRKLSKIETLRLASSYISHLGNVLLVGEACGDGQPCHSSSSFYHHGSSSPLRDSENSQPKQICTFCLSNQRKQSKERERKTALRS from the coding sequence ATGTCCTTTGCCATGCTGCGTCCAGCCCCAACCCGCTATCTATACCCTGAGATCAGCATGATGTCTGAGGATGAGGAGAGTGACAGTGACAGCTCCAGTTCTGATGAGAAGTCCTTCCACTTGGATCCAACTGGCTTCAGCCTCAAGGGCAGGAAAAGAAGGTCGAACAAGAAATCCAACCGGATAAACCAGGAGCCCCGGCAGAGGCACACAGCCAATGCTCGGGAGAGGGACCGCACCAACAGCGTGAACACTGCCTTCACAGCCCTGAGAACTCTGATCCCCACAGAACCTGCTGACCGCAAGCTGTCCAAGATTGAGACTCTGAGGTTGGCGTCTAGCTACATCTCCCACCTTGGCAATGTACTCCTGGTGGGGGAGGCATGTGGGGACGGGCAGCCATGCCACAGCAGCAGCTCCTTTTACCATCATGGAAGCAGCAGTCCCCTTCGGGACAGTGAGAACTCGCAGCCCAAACAGATCTGCACTTTCTGCTTAAGCAACCAGAGGAAGCAG